The following proteins are encoded in a genomic region of Neovison vison isolate M4711 chromosome 12, ASM_NN_V1, whole genome shotgun sequence:
- the LOC122892449 gene encoding sterol carrier protein 2-like, protein MGFPEAASSFRTPPIEAVPTSSAVDGFKANFVFKEIEKKLEEEGEQFVKKIGIFAFKVKDGPEGKEATWVVDVKNGKGSVLPNSDKKADCTSTMADSDFLALMTGKMNPQTAFFQGKLKVTGNMGLAMKLQNLQLQPGKAKL, encoded by the coding sequence ATGGGTTTTCCTGAAGCTGCCAGTTCTTTTAGAACTCCTCCAATTGAGGCTGTTCCAACCAGCTCTGCGGTTGATGGATTTAAGGCAAATTTTGTCTTTAAGGAGATTGAGAAGAAGCTTGAAGAGGAAGGGGAACAGTTTGTGAAGAAAATCGGTATTTTTGCCTTCAAGGTGAAGGATGGCCCTGAGGGTAAAGAAGCCACCTGGGTGGTGGATGTGAAGAACGGCAAAGGGTCAGTGCTTCCTAACTCAGATAAGAAGGCTGACTGCACAAGCACAATGGCTGACTCCGACTTCCTGGCTTTGATGACTGGTAAAATGAATCCTCAGACAGCCTTCTTTCAAGGCAAATTGAAAGTCACTGGCAACATGGGTCTGGCTATGAAGTTACAAAATCTTCAGCTTCAGCCGGGCAAAGCTAAGCTGTGA